A section of the Solitalea canadensis DSM 3403 genome encodes:
- a CDS encoding DHH family phosphoesterase: MQSITALKPLLETAKNIVITTHPKPDGDAMGSSLGLYHYLLLKGHNVHVITPTDYPFFLHWLPGNGEVIVYPDQPQQSEKLIADADIIFCLDFNGLKRINGLGDVVGAAPGIKVMIDHHLEPEGFDDYRLWNAAACATAELVYDFMVQMGDKALLNKSIASCLYCGIMTDSGSFRFNSVTAHLHRVVADLIEVGADNARIHELVYDTYSESRTRFLGYCLKDKLQVFEEYRTALIALTQQDLDEYNVGSGDTEGIVNYALSINNIKFAAIIIDRAEIVKLSLRSKGEFPANEVAKKYFEGGGHHNAAGGQSQLSLEETVQKFISVLPEYKELLNV, translated from the coding sequence ATGCAGTCAATTACGGCCTTAAAGCCACTTTTAGAAACAGCAAAAAATATAGTCATAACAACTCATCCAAAACCTGATGGTGATGCGATGGGTTCATCATTAGGGCTTTATCATTATTTGTTACTAAAAGGGCATAACGTACATGTAATTACTCCTACTGATTATCCATTCTTTTTACATTGGTTACCTGGAAATGGAGAGGTTATCGTATATCCTGATCAACCCCAACAATCAGAAAAGTTAATTGCTGATGCAGATATTATTTTCTGCCTTGATTTTAATGGTCTGAAAAGGATAAACGGACTTGGCGATGTTGTTGGGGCTGCTCCTGGAATAAAAGTAATGATCGATCATCACCTCGAGCCAGAGGGGTTTGATGATTATCGCTTATGGAATGCCGCGGCATGTGCTACCGCAGAGTTGGTTTATGACTTTATGGTGCAAATGGGTGATAAAGCGTTGTTAAATAAAAGTATCGCCAGTTGTTTGTATTGTGGAATCATGACTGATTCAGGATCGTTCCGCTTTAACTCTGTAACCGCACATTTGCATAGAGTTGTTGCCGACCTTATTGAGGTGGGTGCAGATAATGCACGTATTCATGAATTGGTTTACGATACCTATTCTGAAAGTCGGACACGTTTCTTAGGATACTGTCTGAAAGATAAATTGCAAGTTTTTGAAGAATACAGAACAGCGCTGATAGCATTAACACAGCAAGATCTTGATGAATATAATGTTGGTTCAGGTGATACAGAAGGTATTGTTAATTACGCACTTTCAATCAATAATATTAAATTCGCGGCCATAATTATTGACCGGGCCGAAATAGTTAAATTATCATTACGCTCTAAAGGAGAATTTCCGGCAAATGAAGTTGCAAAAAAATACTTTGAAGGAGGAGGGCATCACAATGCCGCAGGGGGACAATCGCAATTATCATTGGAAGAAACCGTACAGAAGTTTATTTCAGTACTACCGGAATATAAAGAGTTATTAAACGTTTAA
- a CDS encoding FKBP-type peptidyl-prolyl cis-trans isomerase: MKAKFAVLAVALAGVLFACNKDGYKKSENGLLYKIYTENKGEKIKEGDFIRVNIIYKTDSDSVLMDTYKMKRPYDLIVQKPLFKGDMMDAFKMLTKGDSASFKVIADSVFNPKMGMSMPPFIKSGSYLTFIVKVEDVKTKSSMEAEANKAMDKFQTDSKIAFQKTASGLRYFISTPAAAGTQVKLGDTVKVHYTGKLLDGTKFDSSLDRGQPFELPVQKGMVIDGWVEALQLLKKGESATFIIPAKLAYGEMGNGPIPPNSPLVFELQVLDVKSAKK, encoded by the coding sequence ATGAAAGCAAAATTTGCAGTTTTAGCAGTAGCCCTTGCCGGTGTGCTGTTCGCTTGTAACAAAGATGGTTACAAGAAAAGTGAGAACGGTCTGTTATATAAAATCTATACCGAAAATAAAGGCGAAAAAATCAAAGAAGGCGACTTTATTCGTGTAAATATTATCTACAAAACTGACAGTGATTCAGTATTGATGGATACTTACAAAATGAAAAGACCTTATGATTTGATCGTTCAAAAACCTCTTTTCAAAGGAGATATGATGGATGCCTTTAAAATGTTAACTAAAGGCGACAGTGCTTCATTTAAAGTTATTGCTGACTCAGTTTTCAATCCTAAAATGGGTATGTCAATGCCTCCATTTATTAAATCGGGTAGCTATTTAACGTTCATTGTAAAAGTAGAAGACGTTAAAACTAAATCGTCAATGGAAGCAGAAGCCAATAAAGCAATGGATAAATTCCAAACTGATAGCAAAATTGCATTCCAAAAAACAGCTTCTGGCTTACGTTATTTCATCTCTACTCCAGCTGCAGCCGGAACTCAAGTGAAATTAGGTGATACTGTTAAAGTTCACTATACCGGTAAATTGTTAGACGGAACCAAATTCGATTCATCATTAGACCGTGGTCAGCCATTTGAATTACCAGTTCAAAAAGGTATGGTGATTGATGGTTGGGTAGAAGCATTACAATTATTGAAAAAAGGCGAATCTGCAACTTTCATTATTCCTGCAAAATTAGCTTACGGTGAAATGGGTAATGGTCCTATTCCTCCAAACAGCCCATTAGTATTTGAATTACAAGTGTTGGATGTTAAATCAGCTAAGAAATAG
- a CDS encoding TatD family hydrolase — protein MLLTDTHTHQYYSPEDPAEREKAIQRAFDNGVKRMFLPNVDSGTIQHVFDLATKYPENCFPMMGLHPCSVKDNYEKELTVIKQAIDANKIYAIGEIGIDLYWDKTHLEEQKKAFKTQIGWAKELNLPIVIHCRDAYNEIIEVLEEEKDEKLRGIFHCFGGSVEQAQKVINLNFYLGIGGVVTYKNSGLDKTVAAINPEHIVLETDAPYLTPVPYRGKPNETSYLVHIAQKVADLYQMDIVKLAKITTENSVKIFGV, from the coding sequence ATGTTATTAACCGATACACATACACACCAATATTATTCACCAGAAGATCCGGCAGAAAGAGAAAAAGCGATTCAGCGTGCTTTTGACAATGGGGTAAAACGTATGTTTTTGCCAAATGTAGATTCTGGAACTATTCAGCATGTATTTGATCTGGCCACGAAATATCCCGAAAACTGTTTTCCAATGATGGGTCTTCACCCATGTTCTGTTAAGGATAATTATGAAAAAGAGTTAACTGTTATAAAGCAGGCTATTGATGCAAATAAAATCTACGCGATCGGTGAAATCGGAATAGACCTTTATTGGGATAAAACGCATCTGGAAGAGCAAAAGAAAGCATTCAAAACTCAGATTGGTTGGGCTAAAGAGCTTAACCTGCCAATCGTTATCCATTGCCGCGATGCTTACAACGAAATCATTGAAGTATTAGAAGAAGAAAAGGATGAAAAACTTCGTGGTATTTTCCATTGTTTTGGAGGTTCAGTTGAACAAGCTCAAAAAGTAATTAATCTAAACTTTTACTTGGGCATTGGAGGAGTTGTTACCTATAAAAACTCAGGATTAGATAAAACTGTGGCGGCAATTAATCCTGAACATATTGTTTTGGAAACGGATGCGCCTTATTTAACTCCTGTACCTTATAGAGGTAAGCCTAATGAGACAAGCTATTTAGTGCATATTGCTCAAAAAGTAGCCGACCTTTATCAGATGGATATTGTAAAATTGGCAAAAATCACTACAGAAAACTCGGTAAAAATATTTGGAGTTTAA
- a CDS encoding asparaginase, whose protein sequence is MTNILIIYTGGTIGMVNDPKTGALKPFNFSHITGNVPELKRLNYNFAVHSFNPTLDSSNMTPEIWVELAVIIEDNYNKYDGFVILHGSDTMAYSASALSFALENLAKPVVFTGSQLPIGEIRTDAKENLLTALEIAAAKKDDGSAMVPEVCIYFDFMLYRGNRATKFDSEKFQAFTSTNYHPLAEAGIRLKYNEKYILPQPEKPLKVYKYFDTSVGSLKLFPGMDARFVSGVLSTPGLRAVVMEAFGSGNASTDPRFLAVLKEAINRGILILDISQCMGGTVELGHYETSNELSSMGILSGYDMTYEAAITKLMFVMAQNLPAEELKLMLSTSIRGELTKLNGQS, encoded by the coding sequence ATGACCAATATTCTGATTATCTATACCGGCGGTACGATTGGTATGGTAAATGATCCTAAAACAGGAGCATTAAAACCATTCAACTTTTCGCACATTACCGGTAATGTACCCGAACTAAAACGACTTAATTATAATTTCGCCGTTCACTCTTTCAACCCGACGCTGGATTCATCTAATATGACACCGGAAATCTGGGTAGAATTGGCAGTGATCATTGAAGATAATTATAATAAGTACGATGGTTTTGTGATATTACACGGATCAGATACGATGGCTTATTCGGCCTCGGCATTAAGTTTTGCGTTGGAAAACTTAGCCAAACCGGTGGTTTTTACCGGTTCTCAACTGCCAATTGGGGAGATCAGGACAGATGCAAAAGAGAATCTGCTGACCGCTCTTGAAATTGCTGCAGCTAAAAAAGATGATGGTTCTGCAATGGTTCCTGAAGTATGTATCTATTTTGATTTCATGCTTTACAGAGGAAACAGAGCCACTAAATTTGATTCAGAAAAGTTCCAGGCGTTTACTTCGACCAACTATCATCCTTTGGCAGAAGCCGGAATTAGGTTAAAATATAACGAAAAGTATATTCTACCTCAGCCAGAGAAACCGCTTAAAGTTTATAAATACTTTGACACATCAGTAGGATCATTAAAGTTGTTTCCTGGAATGGATGCTCGCTTTGTAAGTGGCGTATTAAGCACTCCGGGTTTGCGCGCAGTAGTAATGGAGGCGTTCGGTTCCGGAAATGCAAGTACAGATCCACGATTTCTGGCCGTATTGAAAGAAGCCATAAACAGGGGAATTTTGATCCTCGATATTTCTCAATGTATGGGTGGAACCGTAGAATTAGGACATTATGAAACCAGTAATGAATTGTCGTCAATGGGAATTTTAAGTGGTTATGACATGACTTACGAAGCTGCTATCACAAAACTAATGTTTGTAATGGCACAGAATCTTCCTGCTGAAGAACTAAAACTGATGTTATCGACCTCTATAAGGGGAGAATTGACCAAGCTGAATGGACAGTCTTAG
- a CDS encoding response regulator transcription factor, giving the protein MLRICLVEDEEKVASFIRNGLEEHYYLVDHAKNASRALAMMGQQYYDLMILDVMLPDTNGVELCTQIRQTNPTIPILMLTALGTIGDKVSGLKSGADDYMVKPFHFEELLARIEALIRRREQAPATAKFLAFGDLKLDTWGKTAERAGKKIQLTAKEYDLLELFLSHPRKLLSRQFIAEKVWGIGFDTGTNVIDVYVNYLRNKVDKDFEAKLIHTIIGMGYILKQE; this is encoded by the coding sequence ATGCTACGTATTTGTTTAGTCGAAGATGAAGAGAAGGTGGCTTCTTTTATAAGAAACGGCCTTGAGGAACATTATTATCTTGTTGATCATGCCAAAAATGCCAGCAGAGCGTTAGCAATGATGGGACAGCAATACTATGACTTGATGATATTGGATGTAATGCTGCCAGATACAAACGGTGTTGAGTTATGTACTCAAATACGTCAAACAAATCCTACGATTCCTATTTTAATGCTTACGGCTCTTGGAACGATAGGAGACAAGGTGAGTGGATTAAAATCGGGTGCCGATGACTACATGGTAAAACCATTTCATTTTGAGGAATTATTGGCCCGAATTGAGGCACTTATACGTCGTAGGGAGCAGGCTCCTGCAACAGCAAAATTCCTCGCTTTTGGTGATCTTAAGCTGGATACATGGGGTAAAACAGCAGAACGTGCCGGTAAAAAAATTCAACTTACAGCGAAGGAATATGATTTATTGGAACTGTTTCTTTCTCATCCACGAAAATTACTCTCCCGTCAGTTTATCGCTGAAAAAGTGTGGGGCATTGGTTTTGATACAGGTACTAATGTTATAGATGTGTATGTAAACTATCTTAGAAATAAGGTTGATAAGGATTTTGAAGCAAAACTGATTCATACTATTATTGGCATGGGATATATTCTTAAACAAGAATAA
- a CDS encoding sensor histidine kinase: MKIKNRLSLYFTLISASILLLVMIVVYLVFVSSLRNDFYHRLKDRLQVAAKLYLEADELSKDSLEEVRTSYLAKLSDEVIRIYDFKNAAAFIPDQQQYWSNKVINRVRYDGSIKYFENNNQVVGIYYRDNQGDFVILGSARDTGSEIRLLQLQKIMLIVFIVSNVFLFLIGRWLSYRILSPIDGLVAQMQKIRADNLETRVVVNNEDDEIGILAKNFNSLLEHLDNAFELQRTFVANASHELRTPITTIIGEAEVGLKRTRDEEEYRAILKSIIADADKLKDTITGLMELAQVDMDFTRAKLTPIRIDDLLWELQDYWGTKLKAPLLKVSISKLPKDERFLIINANKSLLVIAFNNIIGNAFKFSENNPVECELFADEITMQIKFIDQGIGVDENDRKKVLEPFYRSKNAEKYPGSGIGLYVTRKIIELFKGTVSILSASGKGLIVSISFVQDKKR, encoded by the coding sequence ATGAAAATAAAGAATCGCCTTTCTCTCTATTTTACCCTTATTAGTGCAAGTATTTTATTATTAGTGATGATTGTAGTGTACCTGGTGTTTGTATCATCATTACGCAACGATTTTTATCACCGTTTAAAAGACCGTTTACAAGTTGCCGCCAAATTATACCTGGAAGCAGATGAGCTTTCGAAAGACTCATTGGAGGAAGTTCGTACAAGTTATTTGGCGAAGCTCTCTGATGAGGTGATCCGGATCTATGACTTTAAAAATGCAGCTGCCTTTATCCCCGATCAACAACAATACTGGTCCAATAAAGTAATTAACAGGGTTAGATACGACGGTTCAATTAAATATTTTGAAAATAATAATCAGGTTGTAGGAATCTATTACAGAGATAATCAGGGTGATTTTGTGATACTTGGTTCTGCCAGAGATACTGGAAGTGAAATCCGCTTGCTTCAACTGCAAAAAATCATGCTCATTGTGTTCATTGTTAGTAATGTGTTTCTTTTTCTGATAGGAAGATGGTTGTCATACAGGATATTATCTCCGATCGATGGTTTGGTTGCTCAGATGCAAAAAATACGCGCTGATAATTTAGAGACTCGCGTGGTGGTTAACAATGAAGATGATGAGATCGGAATACTTGCAAAAAACTTTAATAGCTTACTCGAACATCTGGATAATGCATTTGAGTTGCAGCGAACATTTGTTGCCAATGCCTCTCATGAACTTCGAACGCCAATAACTACAATCATAGGGGAAGCAGAAGTTGGCTTAAAAAGAACCCGGGATGAAGAGGAATACCGTGCAATATTAAAATCAATAATTGCCGATGCCGACAAGCTGAAAGATACGATTACCGGCTTAATGGAGTTGGCACAGGTAGATATGGATTTTACCCGCGCAAAACTGACACCTATCCGAATCGACGATCTTTTGTGGGAACTACAAGATTACTGGGGCACTAAACTGAAGGCCCCACTGCTCAAGGTTAGCATTTCTAAATTGCCCAAAGATGAACGTTTCTTGATTATTAATGCCAACAAGTCTTTATTGGTTATCGCTTTTAACAACATTATTGGCAATGCTTTTAAGTTTTCAGAGAATAATCCAGTTGAGTGTGAGTTGTTTGCAGATGAAATTACTATGCAGATTAAGTTCATTGACCAGGGAATTGGAGTTGATGAAAATGATAGAAAGAAAGTACTGGAGCCTTTTTATCGTTCAAAAAATGCCGAAAAATACCCTGGAAGCGGAATTGGACTATACGTTACAAGGAAAATCATAGAATTATTTAAAGGAACTGTTTCTATATTGTCTGCCTCTGGCAAAGGATTAATCGTAAGCATAAGTTTTGTTCAGGATAAAAAACGCTAG
- a CDS encoding TolC family protein, producing the protein MLIIGSVFMLLPFVVLAQTDTLKISHQKAEELFLAHNLQLIAQRYNVEQAKAEVITAKLFDNPQFTYENVFYNPDTKKYFQTSSADGQGQYQAQLSQLFKLAGKRNKSIQLATTGLKVAEYEFADLVRTLRYTLRTNYHTIYYKQQSAAIYETELNSLKQFLGVYKVQLQKGNVAEKELLRIQSLLYTLQAEQAQVLNELEDVQTELRQLLGVGVTTVIVPDDQDEKFATDIVVTKITYASLLDSALVNRPDLNVAKTNIDYANINLKLQKAMGVPDLTISASYDLQGSYIKNYNGVGVSLSLPFFNRNQGVIKQAHSRIAQRKAETEVLDNQIKNELSASYQRALRLAALHKSVDPTFKENFKGLIEQVNLNFQKRNIGMLEFLDFYDSYKVNTLQLNSLTEDLLNTLEELNYLTATPFFNR; encoded by the coding sequence ATGTTGATAATAGGAAGTGTATTTATGTTGCTTCCATTTGTTGTTCTTGCTCAAACGGATACGCTCAAAATTTCACATCAAAAGGCCGAGGAATTATTTCTTGCCCATAATCTTCAGTTAATTGCTCAGAGATATAATGTGGAGCAGGCTAAAGCTGAGGTAATCACAGCTAAACTTTTTGATAATCCACAGTTTACTTATGAGAATGTATTTTACAATCCTGATACCAAAAAGTATTTTCAAACCTCATCAGCAGATGGTCAGGGACAATACCAGGCTCAATTATCACAGCTTTTTAAACTTGCCGGCAAACGAAATAAAAGTATTCAATTAGCCACAACTGGCTTGAAAGTGGCCGAGTATGAGTTTGCTGATTTGGTGCGGACTCTTCGGTATACATTAAGAACCAATTATCACACCATCTATTACAAGCAGCAATCTGCTGCAATTTATGAAACCGAGCTGAACTCGCTGAAACAATTTCTTGGTGTTTATAAAGTTCAACTGCAAAAAGGAAATGTTGCAGAGAAAGAGTTACTCCGTATCCAGTCATTATTATATACGCTACAAGCTGAACAGGCGCAAGTACTGAATGAGTTGGAGGACGTGCAGACTGAGTTGCGCCAATTATTAGGTGTTGGAGTAACTACTGTGATTGTGCCCGATGATCAGGATGAAAAGTTTGCAACTGATATCGTAGTTACTAAAATTACATATGCCTCACTGTTGGATTCGGCATTGGTTAACAGACCCGATTTAAATGTAGCCAAAACCAATATTGATTATGCGAATATCAACTTGAAGCTGCAAAAGGCAATGGGAGTGCCTGATCTTACTATTTCGGCATCTTATGATCTTCAGGGAAGTTATATCAAAAATTACAATGGAGTTGGAGTGAGTCTCTCATTACCATTCTTTAATCGTAATCAAGGAGTTATAAAGCAAGCTCATTCTCGAATTGCTCAACGAAAAGCTGAAACTGAAGTTCTGGATAATCAGATCAAGAATGAATTGTCGGCCAGTTATCAGCGTGCATTACGTTTAGCAGCATTGCATAAGTCTGTTGATCCCACATTTAAAGAGAATTTTAAGGGCCTGATTGAACAAGTGAACTTAAATTTCCAGAAACGAAATATAGGCATGCTGGAGTTTCTTGATTTTTACGACTCCTATAAAGTCAATACCCTTCAACTCAATTCTTTGACAGAGGATCTACTCAATACCCTTGAAGAGCTTAATTATTTAACCGCAACTCCATTCTTTAACCGATAA
- a CDS encoding efflux RND transporter periplasmic adaptor subunit: MHLIRNCFHPVLIGSGMMILLFVGCSNDQPKAIKEEKFIVTDTLLSSLLIDTVKSSNSTSEITLTGKIVPDEDKMVKIYPMVSGLVQDVHVHSGDVVGKGQLLATMRSAEVAGYAKEAISSEAELKTSLREMQVTEDLYNSGMASQRDLEVAKANYEKAKAEDRRSKAVLHINPSKGDLNYMVKSPISGFVIEKKVTNNMQVRTDNAENMFAIADLSSMWALVNVYESDISKVKAGDNVKITTLSYPDKVFSGKIDKVYNTIDPENKVVKARVKINNPDLILKPEMFANVEISSVGDDTMPVIDTQCLIFDNNQYYVLVIEGKEKVKIKPVTIARKTENKAYIRSGVKSGDHLIASRQVFIYESLK; the protein is encoded by the coding sequence ATGCATTTGATTCGCAATTGCTTCCATCCTGTTCTTATTGGTTCAGGAATGATGATACTTCTTTTTGTTGGTTGTTCGAATGACCAACCCAAAGCAATAAAAGAGGAAAAGTTTATAGTGACCGATACATTGCTAAGCAGCTTGTTGATTGATACAGTAAAGTCATCCAACTCAACATCTGAAATAACCTTAACCGGTAAAATTGTGCCGGACGAGGATAAAATGGTAAAAATCTATCCAATGGTAAGTGGTTTGGTCCAGGATGTTCACGTTCACTCCGGCGATGTGGTGGGAAAAGGTCAATTGCTTGCTACCATGCGCAGTGCAGAGGTTGCCGGTTATGCTAAAGAAGCGATTAGTTCTGAAGCTGAATTAAAGACCTCCTTACGCGAAATGCAAGTAACAGAAGATTTATATAACAGTGGAATGGCTTCGCAACGTGATTTGGAAGTAGCTAAGGCTAACTACGAAAAAGCCAAAGCGGAGGACCGAAGATCAAAGGCCGTTTTGCATATCAATCCTTCTAAAGGAGATCTTAATTACATGGTTAAATCGCCAATATCTGGGTTTGTTATCGAGAAAAAGGTGACAAATAATATGCAGGTCCGCACGGATAATGCGGAAAATATGTTTGCCATTGCTGATTTGTCAAGTATGTGGGCCTTGGTAAATGTATATGAGTCTGATATTTCAAAAGTAAAAGCTGGCGATAATGTAAAAATAACAACCCTCTCTTACCCTGATAAAGTATTTTCCGGAAAGATCGATAAAGTATATAATACAATCGATCCGGAAAATAAAGTGGTTAAAGCGAGGGTCAAGATCAATAATCCCGATCTGATCCTAAAGCCGGAAATGTTTGCTAATGTAGAAATCAGTTCAGTAGGTGATGATACAATGCCTGTGATTGATACTCAATGTCTCATTTTCGATAATAATCAATATTATGTTTTAGTGATCGAGGGAAAAGAAAAAGTTAAAATTAAACCCGTTACAATTGCCCGAAAAACAGAAAATAAAGCCTATATCCGTTCAGGTGTTAAATCGGGCGACCACTTAATTGCCTCAAGGCAAGTATTTATTTATGAATCTCTTAAGTAA